TCTTTTTGCTTTTTAGGAATTCAAAAAAAAGCAGAAGATAAGAAAGATGATGTGCCCGAGCAAGCTATGCCCTCTAGTTCTAGTGATATGCCAAAAACCTACCTTGATATGAAGCTTGCTTCTGCCCATAAATCGAAGAAAGCAAAGGACAGCATTCCAGAAGAGCGGCCACCCTCCCCAAGAACACTTTTTGCTATACAGGAAGCAATGATGGAAAGTAACTCTGATGAAGAACCTCATAACAGTGGTGTAACCCAAAGCAATGAAATGGCATCTGTGGGGGCAATAGATGGCAGTGTCTCGCCCAGAACCCTGCAAGCAATTCAAGAGGCTCTTACTGAAGATAAAATGGCTTCGAGCAGGAAAAGGCCTGTTGGGATAAATGATGGAAAGGATGAGTTAAAGATCTGGCAACCCAAAGCCAAGGTTTTGATTATTAGTAGCTCAGATGAGGAAGATAAAGACTTGGTTATTGAGAGTGAAACAAAAACTGCCCTGGGTATATTTAAAGCAAGTAATGAGGTAGACTGTTCTACCAATGGTCTTACGAGTAGCAATGATAAATCAATAGTCAGTAGTTTGGTGTCTGTTACAAACCATGGTGAGCTACCTCACAAAGTAAATGTGACCAAAGCAGACGAAAAAGATCTGAACATGCAGGAAAAGAAAACTCCTCTCTGTTCTCAGGATACACCTGTTGAGACAGCCGTGTTAAATATTTCCAGTCATAGTAACATACCAGTGTCTATAACTCCTTCACTTCAGAGCAACCTTCAAGATCCATCCAGTAGTATAGCTACTCCAATTTCCTTGGAATTGGAGAACTCTAAATTAAAGTTGAGTGAAAAAACTGATGATGAACTTAACCCCAGCAAAAATGAAACTGCCCTCCAGTCTTCACCATCAGAGTCTTCGGGTTCTTCATCACTGGTCATACAGAATAACCCAGTGTTGGTGGTGCCACCACAGCAGAAGGCCATTGCTActgcttgtaggcaagaacaatCTACTGCTAATGTTCCAGATACAAATTATGTCCCTATGACTCCAGAAAGCATTCCTATTATTGATGAAGTATTGGATAGAGCTAAAGAAATGGATTCAGACTCTGAGGGTCAGTGTCTTTCACATGATGTATATTTTGCTTCACATACACTCCAGATACTATGTGAATGCACCCTGACTATTAGCTAGATTAGTCAGAAAGTGGAAACCTCTTTAGTGGGACACTTCcatgattttgatttttttcacatattaaagggaatttgtcactgaAATGTTTTTGTGCCAGTTAATATGAGATAGTGACACGTACTTTTTTCTAATCTACTTTTATTTTCTGATATTATTTTtcttaattctatttcctgaacatgattattggAGCAGCCATTTTGCCTAAGCTGTTCTTGACAGCAACCACCATGGACCACAGACGCAATAGACTGGAGGGGACTCATTGACTGCTATGGGATAGTTTTCTAGGCattctctgtgacctgtgcagaggtcaggagagagtcgataagctgtgatatcacctgttgtgaatggtggatcttgtgTTATTTATGTATAGATCTGTCATTCCATTTCTGACTGTAGTGATAAGCAGAGAActtcagtaaagtgatctgtacagaacaaGGAGTGACGCTTAGTTTAAGAATTAGTTGCCAATGCGAAAACTTCAGAATTGTgtgtcgtgtttttttttttatagacagaCATGGAaaatcaaaaattctttattatatgtttaacataaaaacatgatttaaacaatgtcattttctgatgacacgttccctttaacagcctatatgtgaattttttttgggttggTTCGTTTTCTGGCTGTAAATATTTGATGCCAGTCCATGTATTCTGCTTTCTGCCCTTACTCTTTAAATTCCTCTTTGGACTTCTAGCACAGCAAACagtctaaaggggttgtgcaggcagtatatattgatgacatatcctcaggataggtcatcaatatctgatcggcaggcgtccaacacccagcacccctgctgatgagctgtttgaagagggttgaggataggttatcaatgttTGAGCCACACTCCACCCCTTTATCAAAAAtactgccaaaataaaaaaagaaaatccccCTTTGTGCTGAAAGTCTCCCGTTAAATGGATGTCACCCTGGGACAGCCCTATGATGTACAGTGCTGCATGAATAATACACCTGAAACATCAGTCATTTTTAGCGCTAGACTCCCTCTTGTTTGGGAGCGCACAGCAGAGTAACTGGAGATAGTACAGCGATAAAAATGACTGATCTGAGCTCAGCGTCAGGTGTACTATTTGTGCAGAGCTGGTCTGAGGTGACAAAATACCTTTAACCTGTTGATTGGTAAGACGTTAACAGTGTAGAGACATCCAGTTTAGAGATGCCTGTTAACATACATTGTATGTTTTATACCGGTTCTATACATTTTACTGTAAcatgttttctttctttctttttcctagGTAGTTTCATTGAAGTAGAAAGTGATTCAGATGATAGTAATTCTCAGCAAGTACAAACAACTGAATCTCCCAAAGATACAATGGAAAGGCAAGTGGGTGATTTCACCAAGGCAGCATCCACCTCTGCCACTCCGATCGAAAACACCTCCAGAGAAGATGAGCGGGCAAATGTTCAGAATCCTGAACTACAGCAAAATGAGGGAGAGGCCGAATCCAATGAGTGGCAAGACATTAGTATGGTAACAGTATTGATTGATTTGATCATATATCTGAGTATAGCCTGGCACAACATTGAAGGGAGACTATTCTGCACATAAACCTGGCACATGTAAACCGATGCACACAGTGTTACTTGCTGGGGACAAACGTtgtcatttttgtatacattttacaACTACAgtcaatagttaaaggggttctccgggatttacatattgattacTGATtcccaagataggtcatcagtatgagatcTACACCCTCACCGATcggctgtttgaggaagccacagtgctcaccagagatctggtgactgctgcggcctcctcacagcttaccaagcactgcGCCGTCCATTGTATTCGCTTCAATGGGATTGagttgtgcctaggccatgttacagatgaatgtgacgtcacatggcctagtaagAGGCCTTAGCGCTCATGGAGTACACAGCCTTTTCATACAGCTGCTCAGCAGCGGTCCTGGAAGTCGGACCCcctcagatcagatactgatgacctatcctgagggatctgtgggtgatgtactgttatgggggatctgtgggtgacgcactgttatgggggatctgtgggtgacacttatgggggatcctctctggatggcactgttatgaggatctgtgtatgacagttatgggggggatctgtggatgacacatatatagcatcttatgctatgtgtcatccacagatcccctccataagtgtggggggcgcatttgcttttataatgggggtgggggtcgcatctgcatttataatgacagcggggcccgtgcagtgactgtattctactacacgggccccgcttactgtataatcatatccctaatagttaattgttgtatgcatgtaatcgcataatgagcgataatgagcgctgtgtatcaccgtacttacaattagaagcgctcgccgttcggagcagaggggaggcaggccgggaggacgggcgctcacagtgtgagtcatacgtcatgcgcccacgccgactgcttcattcataaagtgggcggcgcaggcgcgtgacgtatgactcacactgccagcgcccgtcctcccggcctgcctcctccctcctctctgctccgaacggcgagcgcttctaattgtaagtaatacacagcgctcattaacgctcattatgcttttacatgcatacaacaattaactattagggatatgattatacagtaagcggggcccgtgtagtagaatacagtcactgcacgggccccgctgtcattataaatgcagatgccgcccccagcccctcctccctcacagctgatacacccgccgcacggcattgcggcgggtgtatcattgaaaactagggGGGAaaaatacggcgaaaaatacggtatgtcaaaatttgccaggggtatgaataattatgggcagcactgtaaatatggtatcactgtaattgtactgacccgcgGAGCAAGCTTGCCATTTCTTTTTTAGCAaatagtgaacaccataaaaacaaaacctgaGAAAGCCATGGCGGCAATGCATTTTCTTTCTTGTTTTTCAATACAGATATAGTGAATTAAATGGTTCCATAAAAAAATACTTATCCTGAAAAAATAAGTCCTCAATGTGAATggtaaagtaaaaaagttatgggtcttggaaagAGGGCAGGGAAAAATGGGCACGGAAATTGTTTGGTCCCTAAGGAGTTATACCATAGCCCTAATATTAGTGGCAGGATAATTCTTATAACGAGGTTGATATGTAATGGActttaatataaaatatatatgaagGCAGGTGGCTCTCctatgcactatatggaaagggtGCACTGATCTAAGTGACTCACCCTGTCACAGCAGAACAAAAATGGAGTAAATTAAAATTGAGGATCGGCAGTCCAATTTCAGAATCGCTCCGAGAATCAATTTATTTAAGTACATCATAATTcatataaataacataacacaATCCACTGAAAAACTATAGCTAAAAACTAAATCAATAAAGGTCAATAAAGAACAACAATAAAAAGTCCACAAGTATAAATAAGAACGGCATTAATTAGATACATTCCAGAAAGTCCATCCAATTTACACAGTATCCAAGGTGTATTCTGCGCAGCATAAATCCATATTCAAATGGGTATATAATATATCTTAGAATGTCTCTTCATGCAACACCGAGTGGTATCTCTCGCATTAGATGTTATCACAATTATAGCAGCTGATGTTACCTATTATTTTCAGATTATATTATTTAATCTCCAGTAATTGTGCACTGAGGATAAATGGATTGTAGTATATCCtctatgaggcctcatgcacacgaccgttgtgtgcatccgttttccgtgattttctgcagacccattgactttcaatgggtcagttgaaaactcggaaaatgcaccgtttgtcatccgcgtccgtgatccgtgtttcctgtccatccaaaaaataagacctgtcctatttttttgacggacaacggttcacggacccattcaagtcaatgggtccgtgaaaaaacacagaggcacacaagattgccacccgcgtccgtgatccgtgtccgtaggctactttagcacagacggatccgcagatctgtctgcatacagctttttcagagctgagttttcactttgtgcggccccccccccccctccctcccctgtattaaattcattagtggccagtgcggccccccctcccctgtattaaattcattggtggccagtgcggccccccctacctccctctcctgtattaaattcattggtggccagtgcggcccccccttcctccctcccctgtattaaattcattggtggccagtgcggcctctcctctccttctcccccccccccccccatcattggtggcagcggagagttccgatcggagtctcagtttaatcgctggggctccgatcgataaccatggcaaccagaactgcagtagcgttttagaagcattatacttacctgcgctgtctgtgaccggccgggcgctcctcctactggtaagtgaaaggtctgtgcggcgcattgcttatagcacagacctgtcacttaccagtaggaggagctcccggccggtcacagacagcgcaggtaagtataatgcttctaaaattgctaagtaaccatggcagcgaggactgcagtagcgtcctggttgccatggttaccgatcagagccccagcgattaaactgggaccgatcggaactctccgctgccaccaatgatgggggggggggtgattttaattagggggggtagatgggaggccgcactggccaccaatgaatttaatagaggggagggagggggggggcacagtggccaccaatgaatttaaaactgggaggggggtctgctgcctggcagcacctgattaacccctcaggtgcggcacctgagtggTTAATTGTGCgggtcacagccccctgtaagagatcggatgctgccaggcagcagggtgcagtcatgtccacagttcttagtatattctaacttgaagcgtccccatcaccatgggaacgcctctgtgttagaatatactgttggatctgagttttcacgatgtaactcaaatccgatggtatattctaacagaggcgttcccatggtgatggggacgcttcaagttaaatagggactcctgactttacattgaaagtcaatggggtcagatccgtttgcaattgcaccatattgtgtcaacgtcaaacggatccgtccccattgacttgcattgtaagtcaggacggatctgtttggctccgcatgtctggtgatcctccaaaaatcacggaagacacacggaagaaaaaactgacacagatcacggaacaacgaaaccccgttttgcggaccatgaaaaaatactgtcgtgtgcatgaggcccaagtcaGATGTTGGCTAATGTTCATTAGGATTATGAAGATCACTTTACTTGCATTGGGGATCATTCCCATGTGTGGCACCATACTGGTTATCATAACATGTCCTTTTAGATGTTAGTGATCAGTAACAAACTTAAAgtgattctgtagttttttttatcctctggatagatcatcagcatcttatcggcgggggtccaacacccgggacccctgatgatcagcagtttgagaaggcagctgcgctggcagtagtgccgcggccttctcgctgtttaccgcaggcccagtgacgtcacgactagtatcaatggcctgggcggggctaaattctgttcacttaaatggagtaTAGATCAtcggtttaaaaaaactgcagaacccctttaacagttatgcTGGAGTTAGCTATATTAGTTCTGTTAGTTGCCTCCTCTCTATCAAAGCGCACATTAGTTAGTTCGATATTCCTACTCACGGTTCTGTGTTCAAGGGGTCGGAGTCTTAGTGCCTGtcatggcgtcccacgtgttcatCAGCTCTGCAAGCTTACCTCCGAATCTCCCCTCCAGCCTGTAGGTCCGTCTGTGTATGCGCCGTCCTTGCGCTTGGAAGAGGCGCAGTCAGCGTGTAGGCATGGTGCATAAAAGCCAGCGTCCGCCTTTCAATTTGAATGGATACAATCCTGGAGCGCTCCTTTTAGAAAGAGTTATAAATGGAAGTCTATCTTGAAATATGTATGTATATCTGTCCCTATGTATGGATATTTCAAGATGGACTTCCAACTAATCTGCGCTTTGATAGAGAGGAGGCAACTAATAGAACGAAATATAGCTAATCTCTCTTATACTTGTGGACTTTTTATTGTTGTTCTTTATTGACTTTTATAGATTTTTAGCTTTAGTTTTTCCGTGAATTGTTTTAAGTTATTTATATGAATTATGATGGACTCAGCCTTAATAAATTGATTCTCAGCGCAATTCTGAAATTGGAATGCCTATCCTCCTTAATGTTGTTTACTCAATTCTTGTAATGGACTTTGATACATATTTGTTCACCATCAGGAACATTGGCCCACATTtgatatagtggctgtgcctgaaTTCTGCAATAATTTGAACAAAAATTTTGGTGCATTTCATTTTATACATATTTATAAAgcaagtaagcaaaaaaaaaaaaaaaaagagagtccATTGTGCCTTGTCTGCCAAGGGAGCAGGCACGGCTTTGTGGGAAAGTGCTTGTCTTTATGGGATGAGGGGCcatggtttaaagggaacctgtcgccttccaaaaccatcccaagccgccagcagtgtgtttctgatgatgcctttcttcctgaaggcagatgcagcaaaagtactgaaaactttgttttatccctggcccggcgcgcttctccacacatgctccaagtcacggtaaccacacccctttccctgccccttcgctgtgactgacagccgccagttcggctggctttgccgaactctcacgcataagcgctgtcagtcacggcgaaggggcagggaagggggcgtggttaccgtgacttggagcatgtgtggagaagcgcgccgggccagggataaaacaaag
This is a stretch of genomic DNA from Bufo gargarizans isolate SCDJY-AF-19 chromosome 3, ASM1485885v1, whole genome shotgun sequence. It encodes these proteins:
- the LOC122930893 gene encoding DNA excision repair protein ERCC-5 homolog yields the protein MGVQGLWKLLECSGRPVNPETLEGKILAVDISIWLNQAIKGARDRHGNALQNAHLLTLFHRLCKLLFFRIRPIFVFDGEAPLLKKQTLARRRQKKDTAASEAKRTNEKLLKTFLKRQAIKAALSGSKQRNEEFPSLPNVQRKEEEDIYTLPPLEENERNSSEEEEEKEWEERMTQKRMLQDEILANFNSVDIDSEEFTSLPAEVKHEMLTDMKEFAKRRRTLYEVMPEDSNDFSQYQLKGLLKKNNLSRCLDNVRKEMNQQYTGEVRAQFETEGGFMKEVETRRLVSEDTSHYILIKGIQKKAEDKKDDVPEQAMPSSSSDMPKTYLDMKLASAHKSKKAKDSIPEERPPSPRTLFAIQEAMMESNSDEEPHNSGVTQSNEMASVGAIDGSVSPRTLQAIQEALTEDKMASSRKRPVGINDGKDELKIWQPKAKVLIISSSDEEDKDLVIESETKTALGIFKASNEVDCSTNGLTSSNDKSIVSSLVSVTNHGELPHKVNVTKADEKDLNMQEKKTPLCSQDTPVETAVLNISSHSNIPVSITPSLQSNLQDPSSSIATPISLELENSKLKLSEKTDDELNPSKNETALQSSPSESSGSSSLVIQNNPVLVVPPQQKAIATACRQEQSTANVPDTNYVPMTPESIPIIDEVLDRAKEMDSDSEGSFIEVESDSDDSNSQQVQTTESPKDTMERQVGDFTKAASTSATPIENTSREDERANVQNPELQQNEGEAESNEWQDISMEELESLENNLFVQQTSLQAQRQQQERVAASVTGQMYLESQELLRLFGIPYIVAPMEAEAQCAILDLMDQTSGTITDDSDIWLFGARHVYKNFFSQNKYVEYYQLCDIQNQLGK